The Acidobacteriota bacterium genome includes a region encoding these proteins:
- a CDS encoding CRTAC1 family protein, translating to MSANNIHISGFFYPSPPASDRRLDRPPPRLSGIWLLCLLLLAACSAETARVSTRDDLAGARKSESVSLPDPVAGGGFKDVTLGAGIRARHHAPTPDLTNIIDAVGGGAAFGDLDGDGWLDLVVASGPRSPDPDGAPDAHQGMRLYRNLGNGTFEDVTDRTGIPASTGAVAIAVGDVNGDGHRDLYLADRGPNRLFINRGDGSFDEASSASGVADPRFSVGAAFLDIEDDGDLDLYVANYLEFDPREDNFFAPDGYPGPLSYKAEGDTLYRNRGDGTFEDVTSSSGIGSVIGRGMSIATADFDRDGDTDIFVANDATANFLLLNDGSGLFSENGLVAGVAMGVNGEQTAAMAADVGDLDGDGLLDLAVSDTSYGAVYRQTPNGGFRDEVMGSGVGALSGQYVSWGQNLLDFDNDGRLDLFVANGGLHHLVGWEDLLMRNVGDFRFEDATEAGGSYFASRNIGRSSIVADYDNDGDMDLFVTSLNGHHVLLRNDIAGRDSWVMLDLVGRRSRDPFGAQVQMQIAGETLGGASRSRSAYLGQGDSRLHFGLGPEDRSIDRIRIDWPGGGSSVVSNVAPRQIVRIEEGL from the coding sequence ATGTCTGCGAATAACATCCACATTTCGGGCTTTTTCTATCCAAGCCCGCCTGCCAGCGACCGTCGTCTCGACCGGCCACCGCCGCGACTGTCAGGAATCTGGCTGCTGTGCCTGCTGCTCCTCGCGGCCTGCTCCGCGGAAACCGCACGGGTGTCGACCAGGGACGATCTGGCCGGGGCCCGGAAATCGGAGTCGGTGAGCCTGCCGGATCCGGTCGCGGGAGGCGGCTTCAAGGATGTCACCCTCGGCGCCGGCATCCGTGCTCGACATCATGCGCCCACGCCCGATCTGACCAACATCATCGATGCGGTGGGGGGAGGGGCAGCGTTTGGCGACCTCGATGGGGACGGCTGGCTGGACCTGGTCGTGGCCAGTGGTCCGCGGAGTCCCGACCCGGACGGAGCGCCCGACGCACACCAGGGCATGCGGCTCTATCGCAACCTCGGGAACGGTACGTTCGAAGACGTCACCGACCGTACGGGAATCCCGGCATCGACCGGCGCCGTCGCGATCGCTGTTGGCGATGTGAACGGGGATGGTCATCGCGACCTGTACCTGGCGGATCGCGGTCCCAACCGATTGTTCATCAACCGGGGAGACGGGTCGTTCGACGAGGCCTCGTCCGCCTCCGGGGTGGCGGATCCGCGCTTCAGTGTCGGCGCGGCGTTTCTCGATATCGAAGACGACGGAGATCTCGATCTCTACGTCGCCAACTACCTCGAGTTCGACCCGCGGGAAGACAATTTCTTTGCTCCCGACGGGTACCCCGGCCCTCTCTCTTACAAGGCCGAGGGAGATACGCTTTACCGTAATCGTGGTGACGGCACGTTCGAGGACGTGACGTCGTCCTCCGGCATCGGTTCGGTGATCGGACGCGGGATGAGTATCGCGACCGCCGACTTCGACCGAGACGGAGACACGGACATCTTCGTGGCCAACGACGCGACAGCGAACTTCCTGTTGCTCAACGACGGCTCCGGTCTGTTCTCCGAAAACGGTCTCGTCGCCGGCGTCGCCATGGGCGTGAACGGGGAGCAGACGGCGGCGATGGCGGCCGATGTCGGGGATCTCGATGGGGACGGTCTGCTCGACCTGGCCGTCTCGGACACCAGCTACGGCGCGGTTTATCGACAGACTCCCAACGGTGGTTTTCGCGACGAGGTCATGGGTTCCGGGGTGGGGGCCCTCTCCGGCCAGTACGTCAGCTGGGGGCAGAATCTGCTTGATTTCGACAACGACGGTCGACTCGATCTATTCGTCGCGAATGGCGGTCTTCACCATCTGGTGGGTTGGGAAGACCTACTGATGCGCAACGTCGGAGATTTTAGATTCGAGGATGCCACCGAGGCGGGAGGTTCCTACTTCGCATCGCGCAACATCGGTAGGTCGTCGATCGTGGCGGACTACGACAACGATGGCGACATGGATCTGTTTGTCACGAGTCTGAACGGCCATCATGTTCTGCTTCGAAATGACATCGCCGGACGCGACTCGTGGGTCATGCTGGATCTGGTCGGACGGCGATCGCGAGATCCCTTTGGCGCGCAGGTCCAGATGCAGATCGCAGGGGAGACGCTGGGCGGCGCCAGTCGGAGCCGGTCGGCCTACCTCGGGCAGGGGGATTCGCGACTCCACTTCGGGCTAGGTCCCGAGGATCGCTCGATCGACCGAATCCGGATCGATTGGCCGGGCGGCGGAAGCAGCGTGGTCTCCAACGTCGCGCCGCGTCAGATCGTGCGGATCGAGGAGGGCCTGTGA